A genomic window from Silene latifolia isolate original U9 population chromosome Y, ASM4854445v1, whole genome shotgun sequence includes:
- the LOC141632215 gene encoding uncharacterized protein LOC141632215, whose product MNEERKFSKFLDMLKKLEVSLPFTEVVTQMPLYTKFLKDVLTKNRSIGGDGLVSFRGECSAILLNPMPEKLQDPGSFSIPCTVGNVSIKRALCDLGTSVSILPLPIARKVGLVGVIEDVPVKVGNFYIPADFVVFDIPEDQQTPIILGRPFLATVDVYISVEEGKLTFKVGGNVVDFSLIGAMSQPMFETVYSIDMLEEAIEEAKDKCSKENLEEDYEALPPILDEVEGSNPPKVDLKPFPPSLDYAYVDKAHSFPVIINADLTAFQKEKLLKVLKENKKAIGYRLMTSRESIPECACIASHSRMDSLLPPSL is encoded by the exons ATGAATGAGGAGAGGAAGTTCTCCAAATTCTTGGACATGTTGAAGAAGCTTGAAGTTTCATTACCTTTCACTGAGGTAGTGACACAAATGCCGCTCTACACAAAATTCTTGAAGGATGTGTTGACCAAGAACAGAAGCATCGGAGGAGATGGTTTAGTTTCTTTTAGAGGGGAATGTAGTGCAATCTTACTCAATCCCATGCCGGAGAAACTacaagatccgggtagtttttccatCCCTTGCACGGTGGGCAATGTGAGCATTAAGAGGGCACTATGTGATCTTGGTACTAGTGTTAGCATTTTACCTCTTCCCATTGCAAGGAAAGTTGG ACTGGTGGGTGTTATTGAGGATGTGCCGGTTAAGGTTGGCAACTTCTACATTCCAGCGGATTTCGTTGTATTTGATATTCCGGAGGATCAACAAACGCctattatactaggaagaccattcctagcAACCGTAGATGTTTATATTAGTGTCGAGGAAGGGAAACTCACCTTCAAGGTGGGAGGAAATGTAGTTGACTTCTCTTTGATCGGAGCCATGTCACAACCTATGTTTGAAACTGTATACTCTATAGACATGTTGGAAGAAGCTATTGAAGAAGCTAAGGACAAGTGCTCGAAGGAGAATTTGGAGGAAGATTATGAAGCTTTACCACCTATTTTGGATGAAGTTGAGGGTTCGAACCCTCCTAAGGTAGACCTCAAACCTTTCCCCCCTTCCCTTGACTATGCCTATGTCGATAAGGCACACTCCTTCCCCGTGATCATCAATGCGGACCTAACGGCATTCCAAAAAGAAAAACTTTTGAAAGTTCTTAAGGAAAACAAGAAAGCCATTGGGTATAGATTGATGACCTCACGGGAATCAATCCCTGAGTGTGCATGCATCGCATCACACTCGAGGATGGATTCACTCCTTCCGCCCAGCCTATGA